The following proteins come from a genomic window of Sorex araneus isolate mSorAra2 chromosome 1, mSorAra2.pri, whole genome shotgun sequence:
- the STARD4 gene encoding stAR-related lipid transfer protein 4, translating into MEELSDVDAFATRLKNTLIQYHGIEDDNWRMVKKMKDVIVWRKPSEEFNGYLFKAQGIINDTVNAVIDHIRPGPCRLDWDSLMTSLDILEQFEENCCVMRYTTAGQLWNIISPREFVDFSYTIGYKEGLLSCGISLDWNEKRPEFVRGYNHPCGWFCVPLKDNPNQSVLTGYIQTDLRGMIPQSAVDTAMASTLINFYGDLRKILQKA; encoded by the exons atggaagaattgtCAGATGTTGATGCCTTTGCAACTAGACTAAAGAATACCCTCATCCAGTACCATGGCATAGAAGATGATAATTGGCGAATGGTTAAGAAAATG aaagatGTAATAGTTTGGAGAAAACCTTCAGAAGAATTTAATGGATATCT CTTCAAAGCCCAGGGTATCATAAATGACACTGTCAATGCTGTCATAGATCATATCCGCCCAGGGCCCTGTCGCTTGGACTGGGACAGTCTCATGACTTCATTGGATATTTTGGAGCAATTTGAAGAG AATTGCTGTGTGATGCGTTATACTACAGCAGGTCAGCTTTGGAATATAATTTCTCCGAGAGAGTTTGTTGATTTCTCCTACACCATAGGCTATAAGGAAGGACTTTTATCCTGTG GGATCAGTCTTGACTGGAATGAAAAGAGACCAGAATTTGTCCGTGGGTATAACCATCCCTGTGGGTGGTTTTGTGTGCCTCTTAAAGACAATCCAAATCAGAGTGTTTTGACGGGATATATTCAGACAGATCTACGTGGGATGATTCCTCAGTCTGCAGTAGATACAGCCATGGCAAGCACTTTAATCAACTTTTATGGTGACTTACGAAAGATTTTACAAAAGGCTTAA